One segment of Deltaproteobacteria bacterium DNA contains the following:
- a CDS encoding Nif3-like dinuclear metal center hexameric protein, which yields MKISSLASLLENYFPSELALKNDNPGLQVGNFNNEIKGILLSLDVYLSTIGEAKEKNCNLIISHHPLLFFSTKKINTSVYPYNAVQKAIQNDITLYAIHTNADIADGGLNDYLCKILGINRVEKIPPDNLIRYGTLPRPMKLIELCEHIRKKLHVPHIKYVGEKNKYVKDAAVCSGSCGDMLWNLNGEFDVFITGDIKHHTAIYAKERDIKLIDATHFSTELIFKDLLDEILKKHIGNIPILKSKHDSLPWKYFTKGGNVE from the coding sequence ATGAAGATTTCTTCTTTAGCGTCGCTTTTAGAGAATTATTTTCCTTCAGAATTGGCATTGAAAAATGATAATCCCGGTTTACAGGTAGGCAATTTCAACAATGAGATAAAAGGTATTCTCTTATCGTTAGATGTTTATCTTTCCACTATAGGTGAGGCAAAAGAAAAAAACTGCAATTTGATTATTTCTCATCATCCACTCCTCTTTTTTTCTACCAAGAAAATAAATACTTCAGTCTATCCTTATAATGCTGTACAAAAAGCCATTCAAAACGATATAACCCTCTATGCTATTCATACCAACGCAGACATAGCCGATGGAGGTTTAAATGACTATTTATGTAAAATTTTAGGCATCAACCGTGTGGAAAAAATACCGCCGGACAATCTAATAAGATATGGTACTCTACCAAGACCCATGAAATTAATAGAGTTGTGTGAACATATAAGGAAGAAACTGCATGTACCACATATTAAATATGTAGGAGAGAAAAACAAATATGTGAAAGATGCGGCTGTCTGTAGCGGAAGTTGCGGAGATATGTTATGGAATTTGAACGGAGAATTCGATGTTTTCATAACAGGTGACATCAAGCATCACACAGCTATCTACGCCAAAGAGAGGGATATCAAACTGATAGATGCCACACACTTCTCAACGGAACTGATATTCAAAGACCTGTTAGACGAAATACTCAAAAAACACATAGGAAATATTCCTATTTTAAAGAGCAAACATGATAGTTTGCCCTGGAAATACTTTACTAAAGGAGGCAACGTTGAATAA
- a CDS encoding ribonuclease HI family protein encodes MKKNKKLTINTDGSSLSNPGPAGIGIVVYNDQNDIIEKISKYIGKATNNVAEYKALIEALNFAKDFGADEVRVKSDSELVVRQVNGSYMVKDKKLKILLKEVLNLIENFSTFSIIHIPREENKMADNLAKRAAVLE; translated from the coding sequence ATGAAGAAGAATAAAAAACTAACTATAAATACAGACGGATCATCCCTTTCTAATCCTGGACCAGCAGGAATAGGAATCGTTGTTTATAATGATCAAAACGATATAATAGAGAAAATAAGTAAGTATATTGGGAAAGCAACAAACAATGTCGCTGAATATAAAGCACTAATAGAAGCCCTAAATTTTGCCAAAGATTTTGGAGCAGATGAAGTAAGGGTAAAATCGGATTCAGAACTTGTGGTAAGACAGGTCAATGGAAGCTATATGGTCAAAGATAAAAAATTAAAAATACTACTAAAGGAAGTTCTCAATTTAATAGAAAATTTTTCTACATTTTCCATTATACACATACCAAGAGAAGAAAATAAGATGGCAGATAATTTAGCAAAACGAGCAGCGGTGTTAGAGTAG
- the aroA gene encoding 3-phosphoshikimate 1-carboxyvinyltransferase, whose product MMFKGKIRVGSDKSISQRALILSSIAEGKTYIKHLLNSRDIDCTMRALQMLGVSIGQKDEYVVVEGKGKFSLREPEDVLNLGNSGTGMRLLAGLVSGANFLTIFTGDESLRKRPMKRIVQPLRMMGAMIDGRENGAIPPLVIRGKCPLNGIRYEMPVASAQVKSAILLAGLFSQGEVEIKEPLPSRNHTEIMLKSMNVDVECVDCLISLGSNRILHSPGYIEIGADISSAAYFMVTAALVPRSQVLFEDIVLNPTRAGILDVFRMMNVEFEIRNSREINGEKIGEVVVCYSPHIRGVSLEGSIIPRIIDEIPIICILASCADGKTIIKDASELRYKECDRIKAMVENLSHIGIKCEELPDGIIIEGGRLTGGKINTYYDHRIAMSFAIASLVSKDNIVLDDTSSIDTSYPMFFKHLTDLTIS is encoded by the coding sequence ATGATGTTTAAAGGTAAAATTAGGGTTGGTTCGGATAAGTCTATTTCTCAGCGTGCGCTGATTCTTTCCTCCATTGCAGAAGGTAAAACATACATTAAGCATCTCCTTAACTCCAGGGATATAGATTGCACTATGCGTGCCTTACAGATGTTGGGTGTAAGTATAGGGCAAAAAGATGAATATGTTGTCGTTGAAGGCAAGGGAAAATTTTCATTAAGAGAGCCAGAGGATGTTCTGAATTTGGGGAATTCTGGCACAGGTATGCGCCTTTTGGCAGGGCTGGTTTCGGGTGCAAATTTTCTGACTATTTTCACCGGCGATGAGTCGTTGAGAAAAAGGCCAATGAAAAGAATTGTACAGCCCTTGCGTATGATGGGAGCAATGATTGATGGAAGAGAAAATGGAGCAATTCCTCCACTGGTTATAAGGGGGAAATGCCCGTTAAATGGTATAAGGTATGAGATGCCTGTAGCCAGTGCTCAAGTTAAATCGGCCATACTTTTGGCAGGGCTATTTTCTCAGGGGGAGGTAGAGATAAAAGAACCTCTTCCTTCGCGAAATCACACCGAAATAATGCTGAAGAGTATGAATGTGGATGTAGAATGTGTAGATTGTTTGATTAGCTTAGGCTCAAATAGAATTCTGCATTCGCCAGGTTATATAGAGATCGGAGCGGATATTTCTTCAGCTGCTTACTTTATGGTGACTGCGGCCTTAGTTCCTCGTTCGCAGGTTTTATTTGAAGATATAGTGTTAAATCCAACACGTGCAGGTATCTTGGATGTATTTCGGATGATGAATGTAGAATTTGAAATAAGAAATAGCAGAGAAATAAACGGAGAAAAAATAGGAGAGGTAGTTGTCTGTTATTCTCCGCACATCAGAGGTGTTTCTTTGGAAGGGAGTATTATTCCCCGTATCATTGATGAGATTCCTATAATTTGCATCCTGGCCTCCTGTGCTGATGGAAAAACAATAATTAAAGATGCTTCTGAATTGCGATATAAGGAGTGTGATCGCATAAAGGCGATGGTGGAAAATCTAAGTCATATAGGGATAAAATGTGAAGAGTTGCCAGATGGAATAATAATAGAAGGAGGAAGATTAACGGGAGGAAAGATAAATACATATTATGATCATCGGATAGCAATGTCTTTTGCTATTGCTTCTCTTGTTTCTAAAGATAATATTGTTCTTGATGATACTTCATCTATTGATACATCTTATCCTATGTTTTTTAAACATTTAACTGACTTGACTATTTCTTAA